Within the Carassius gibelio isolate Cgi1373 ecotype wild population from Czech Republic chromosome B4, carGib1.2-hapl.c, whole genome shotgun sequence genome, the region TATTGGgagctgaaggatttttctgaagaacagcagacagTTGAACTGTTCAGAACGAACACGAGACTCGTGAACAACTATCACTGAACACAAAACCACACAGATGTGGATCATTCAGCTGATAACACAGTGTTCAGAGTCAAGggcgtgaaaacttttgaacaggtcatttttataaagtcagttatttttattacttgTGGAGTATATATACAAatctgttatgtgaaatagcttaCTCAAGACAGGACAAAAAACATGCAATTTACATTTCTGATTTtgttgaaattattatatttgcatATTCTGCAAGGAGTTTGTAAATTTATGAGCAcaactgtatgtgtatatacacacatagatacatcaagcatgtgtgtgtgtgtgtatatatatatacatgtaatcttttaaacaacaaacataaatgggcaataacaaattacattttcatctttaaattttttttaagtgtgacaactagccccggtctcctGACAGAATCATCACCCGCAGATCCCACCGTTACCATGGCAACACACACtgttgagggagagagagagagagagagagagagagagagagagagagacagacagagagagagagagagagagagagagagagacagacagagagagagagagagagagagagagagagagagagagagagagagagagagagagagaaagccgaGCTTCAAGGCCGCTCTGAGCTCAGAGTTACTGATATGAAACGCTGGATTGGTTCTCTCCAAAAGATCTGAAAAAGCAAAACCAGGATAAAATCTCGGCTATAAAACTGTGTACTGAAGGTCTTTAAAGCAGTCTACATTTACAAAAGATCTCTTTCAGTGCTGGGTTCAGTTCATGGCTCATTAATGTGGGCTGTTATAAAGCGAATATAACATGAAGGGTCAGAGATGTTGTGATGTGTTGGGCAGCTGTTAATGTGTTCCTCAGCTCTGGAGTTTGTGATTGGTTCATTTCAGAATCTGGAGGAGCTGTCAATCACAGCTCTGGGGCCGTGTGATTGGGTGTTTGGAGGATGTGGGTGGAGTTCAGGGCTTCATGCTACATGTGTGTTTTTACTCTTTATATTcctagagtgtgtgtgtttttcttctaGCTAGACATTCGTTTGCATCTCcagccaaaaacataaaaaaaaccattgttttcaaaatgaatggcaaagaaacttttttctaaaaatcacaaaatgcaataaaaattaaaaagttaaataaaataaattaaataaatgattaaataagtattaatattttcataaatgacaattattataaatattataaattacatttgatatattgtaatttatattaaaaaatatactttttctgGATATTAATTATCATGTATTCTGTGTTATTTCCATTTGTTGAAACGTCAAATTGAAATGTGAGTAAAACGGAGAAGGCACAGAACAAATTAAAGTTGTGTTGTGAAATGTGTAGAATTGCATTGAGTTTAAGAAAGGCACATTACCagaagatatttcttttagttgtTAGAAATTAGTAAACCAAGATATCTTAAAATGTTCTGGgtagatattgtttttttttttttatataattatttataatagtgattgtgtgtgtgtgtgtgtgtgtgtgagagggagagagagagagagagagagagagtgtgtgtgtgtgtgtgtgtgtgagagggagagagagagagagagagagagagtgtgtgtgtgtgttgtgtgtgtgagagagagagagagagagagagagtgtgtgtgtgtgtgtgtgtgtgtgtgtgtgagagagagagagagagagagtgtgtgtgtgtgtgtgtgtgtgtgtggtgtgtgtgtgagagagagagagagagagagagtgtgtgtgtgtgtgagagagagagagagagagagtgtgtgtgtgtgtgaatgtgtcagATAGAgagggcatgtgtgtgtgtgtgtgtgtgtgtgtgtgtgtgagagagagagagagagagagagagagtgtgtgtgtgtgtgtgtgtgtgtgagagagagagagagagtgtgtgtgtgtgtgtgtgtgtgtgtgagagagagagagagagagagagagtgtgtgtgtgtgtgtgtgtgagagagagagagagagagagagtgtgtgtgagagagagagagagtgtgtgtgtgtgaatgtgtcagATAGAgagggcgtgtgtgtgtgtgtgtgtgtgtgtgtgagagagagagagagagagagtgtgtgtgtctgagagagagagagagagagtgtgtgtgagtgtgtctgtcagATAGAgagggcatgtgtgtgtgtgtgtgagagagagattaagagtgtgtgtgtgtgtgtgagagagagagagagattaagagtgtgtgtgtgtgagagagagagagagagagaaagagtgtgtgtgtgtgtgtgtgtgtgtgtgtgtgagagagagagagattaagagagtgtgtgtgtgtgtgtgtgtgagagagagagagagaaagagtgtgtgtctgtgtgtgagtgtgtcagaTAGAGagggcatgtgtgtgtgagagagagagaaagagtgtgtgtgtgtgtgtgtgtgtgtgagagagactgtgagtgtgtgtttatcagGAGGTCATCACAGGGCATGCGCCGCAGGAAGTCACAGCACACAGCCATTTCCTGTTTGAGCTCTGGATGATTGGTGATGCGGAGCTGCATACAGGAGACTCATTAACAGAGACGAGAACATACTGAAAAACTCTCGCTCATAAGACACACAAGAGACGGATGAGGACACGAAGACCAGCAGAGGCAGAACTGTTCACAGATCAGTGATCTGAACTCATCCTCAGATGTGTCTGAACTCAAAGAGTCTCTGAATGATGACGTGTGTGACGCACAGAGCAGTGGCGCCATCACGCGGCCGCGCGGGGAAACACACGCACATTCAAACCTCCATTCTTTAAATTcttttgtttcaaaatattttaagtgtatatatttatttaacattcagTTTGTTcaattgaaatatgaaataattttaatcgtttttattatctttgtttaatttaagtttggttgtgtgggtgggggggggggggggggttcactaTTCTCGTGtatttttattctgttattaTTGTAAAAGTTCAATTTAAAAACTCATGgttatattaaaacttaaaaatatatattattatacttaataattacttaataatataactaatatttaaaatcttattttcaatttattttttggatgctgttgtttttaattgttgtgGGGTCACTGTACTATAactaaatgaaagattattacaatACAAAGTTTGATTATAAGGATTCTTGGTTTGGTTTAAATACAATtcagttgattaaaaaatatatttatatatatatatatatatatttattagttattACTTTGTGTTACAATGTGTCCTGCATGCCATTATTAAATTATGCTATTTTATGACATTGGCGATGTaatgtttactttcattaattaattttaatgagaAACGATGAGAAACATGTTCATTGTCAAACTCTCAAatcagactttttattttatttttttaaaaagccattattttatttaaaataaattattatattattttactgtcaaaatattttagtttgtcttgtatatatatatattaagctgtCATATGATCATGTTACAGTGAACCCCCCCtgcggggcatgttgtcacatttcacCTCCAAGTTTTAAgagaaaattaagaaaaacatatacactgtaattatgaaacaaaacaacataTTTGTATTAGACTAGTGTGAAATCACTGTTGATAACAAAAGGCCGCTCTCTCCTATCAGTCACCTTGTGTGTGTGGAAATTACTCGTTTTATTGTATATCATTAAAaccaaataatgcaataaacctgaataattattgttaaagaAACACtactatttttatactttttatgtaTATGATCCTTTGTGATCTTACTGAGGAGTTGTCTTGCCGTTTTTAATGCATGTATGAGAACCTTtggttaaaaaagtaaaaaactatCCACACACATGTCTGCTGTCTCTTGGCACATTTAGACCGGTTTCATTATAAtcagttataatataatatttataaatatgtaaaatgtggTAATAAAAACGGGTCACTAGAGGGCGCCACTAGATCTCTTTTATTGGCTCTGACCGTCTGTGTATtacctctgacacacacacacacacacacacacacacactgtcagatgCTGGCCTTCTTCTACACACTTTATATTATTTGCATGACATTAGcattttttgtttgattagtggccaaataaattcagttattattattattaatgcatgaaACAGTTATTCTCTTTCTGCTAAGTCATGTATGGAAGGAATTGTTTTAAAGAGGaattgtaacattttatctgGTTTCAAcgaatggaaaagagcagcacgAACATTCAGCGAAACATCTTCccttgtgctccacagaagaaacacattattattattattattattattattattatattgcggTGGTGGACTATGTCTTTAATACACGAGCATCATGAAAGCATCTGCTCGGTCAAGACCAGGAGTGAACACAGATCAATGAGATGATTTCAGCAGAACCGCTTCTGCTGAGAAAACGCTTCTGGTAATTAGTGTCTCCACGGAGAActgtcatcagtgacaacgagGAAATACCTCATCTAACTACAGGATCCAGCATCACGAGCACGGTTTACAGCAGATCTGTCCCGGTGTAATAACACACATCCTCCGGAGCACAGAGCAGATGTTTAGCAGGACGTTCAAGCTGCACTTTTACATTAACTCAAATTCAGAAACGACTTCTTCAAAACCTGATGGGAATATTAACgaaatatttttagaatatttttgtcGGTAAGAAAAGTATATTTCTACATTGTTCATTGTGTAATGTTACTCttgtttcagaacattcagagaacattcaaatgtaGCAATCCCATAATGttcaaaatgatcaaatggaACGTTCCATTTAATGTTACGTGAAATGTTTATATAACTCTGAACATTCAGAAAAAAATCATCAAGTCTGTGTGAATTTTTGCAAAAAGTTGTTAGAGCAGATTTTGTTAGCTGGGCCAGTCTTTACTAAAGTTCTCAAAATCTTTTTCAAACTGTgctaatgttttataaatgtttcttctcattttctcaaaggttcacagaacattcaaaagtaacgctCCCATAACGTTTGCCAGATGATACAATGGAATGTTTCCATATTGTTTGCATAATCAATACAAACGTGTtttagtcatttgaaaaactggatgTTTGGAGAAAATTCAGACACATAATGTTCATAAATCAAACATTCTTGGGAATGTTGTGTTGTGTTGACAGTAGATCATACGACTCGTGCGCTGTGAATGACGTCATGATCAGTGTTAGACCAGTTATATTATCAGTTACTAGTAAAATAACACATTACTGGAAGATTTCACATGAAAGGAAAGTTACTTTTCAAATAAGTAGTGTACAGTTactttgtatatataatatactgtttGTGAtatttactttccataaaaagaaaCTAAGTATCTAACGCCATCGTGATGCACTAAGTCACAGTTGTATGTGAGGAACAGACGTGATTTCTCCTTCACAGTTGATATGTTTTAAATCTCTTGACATCACGTCTGTATTTCAGCTTGATGTTTGTGAACTCCTGAGGATTCTCTGTATGTGAATGATGGATGTGCTGTAAACGCACAGATGATGGGTGATGAAGGCTCTCCTGCACACAGATCAGTGTTCCCTCGCTCTGATTGGGTGCCGCGCTGATGGGGTTTCCGTGGTAACAGCTGTCCATTCGCGAGCATCATCACAGGGTTCCAGCGTCCAGATGTGATTGATGCTTGTCAAGATGTGAAACAGATGTTGAGTGGAGGAACACCTGCAAGAACCACCAaccgtctctgtgtgtgtgtgtgtgtgtgtgtgtgttagagattCAGACacaggccagagagagagagagagagagagagagagagatggtcattATAATGGATCAAATAAACAGATCAAAGAACCcattcaataaaatacaatattacaaatttgtgattctttttttcagaaaacaagaaataacatctttagtcattttactttcaaaattcatttaaaattatctcAATTCAAGAATGTTTTTGCCGTGCAGTGCTTATGTTGTACATGCATCGCATATTACTCCCAAAAAAAGAAGAGCACAGTATGTTCTTGAGTATATGCCATAAGCAGTGCATTAATATTGCATTCAGTGTGTGGACAGAGTCACCTGACCTTTGGTTAGAGGTCAAGAGGTCATGGTGTTTCCTCTGCAGACCAAATCTTCCTGCAGTATGCACCAGTCTTGTGTCTTCatttacactgtgtgtgtgtgtgtgtgtgtgtgtgtgtgtgtggagaaaaaTAGCACATATAGAGCTGAATATTCAAAGTCAGCAGCTTTACAGAGAGAGATACAGATAAACTAATGGAGCGCAGGATGATGAATGACTGTAGGTCTGCTTGTCATctctgtcctgtgtgtgtgtgtgtgtgtgtgtgtgtgcacaggcaCATTTGAACACTAATGAATGACAGCACAGGGTCATCGCTGGGAATGAAATGGAGTCACGCTCTTCAAGGGCCGAATAATTAGACTCTATTCCATCAGCGGCGCTGCGTCCTTGTGTCATACACACTGCGTTCTCTCAacgattcacacacacacacacacacacctcacagctACTAACACACTGCTGTGATCAGCTGCTGACTGACAAACACACAACATCAGACACATCAGGGTTATTAAAGCAAACTAAAACCACAACCATAAAAAATTAGTATTtacttgaaataatatttaaatgatttatttccaCATTTGCACTTAGTTTAACATGAACTACAACAACTAAAATAAACTGTCATGAGATTTAGAAaagtaaaaactaataaaacaaaaacttgacagaaaaattgaaaacagaaaatataaaaataagaaaaaatgtgtAGCTCATAATTGTTTCTCTATAAAGTCTCACAGTAAAGAACTGTGTTGAGATATATCAATATATCAAAAATTGTCAAATTAAACTATCGACTATTCCTCTCAGAACTGCGAGGTAGAAATAATGTTGGTAGAATGTTTAAGaaactatatttttttaacctttaaataacattataattacCTATTATTACCttacaaatacagtaaatgttcaaataatgagtgttaaaataaaatgtaacattttgggTAGAAATAAAGAGTGTTTTTGTAACCTTTGAATAATGTTCtaatcttgacaaaaaaaaaaaaaaaaaacattttagcattttagaaatatttggaaaaacaatgttaaatttCCTGGTGTTTTAACAttcttagaattaaaaaaaaaatgttcctatAACATTATGCTTCTGGTAAATATGAAGTACATGTAAtcataatattgtaaaaatacattGTTGTAACCTTTAGATAACGTTATTCTAACCatgacaaaattcaacattttaataACACTTCAAAAGCATATCATTTATTAGTATGCATGAGCTCATTATGATGCATTTCATTTGAacatccaccaaaaaaaaaaaaaaaaaaaatattgtattgtgcCAGCTCATGCATCAGCCTGTGAGTGGAAGGTCAGGCGcagtgcagtgcattgtgggatactcTGTGCATGTAGTAGTGCATACTTCTGAGTGTCTCTTGTTCTGCTGATCTGATGCACTGTGACTCCTCCTTCTTTTCTTCTCGTATCGCAGCACAAGTGTCTCTATATTCagagatctctctctctcagtaatgAATGATCCTCTGCGAGCGCTGACACTGAGAGGCTGATAGTGTTGCTCTGTGTCGAGCCAGTGTTTCTTCCTCCTGCTGTGTTCTGAGCTCCTCTTCCTCAGCTATTATCTCACttctgcattcacacacacacacacacacacacacggtcataCAGCACACGCGTGTCCTTGAGCCGTCTGTAGCTCAGAGAAACAGGAGCTGTGTCCCTTGGGAAGGTGGAACTGTTTTACACTCTAGATATTAGAATTATCTATAAAATCtttatatactttaaatgatatatatgaatataaatatacaagCATCTGCCAGATCAATAAACATAAATGTGAATCTAATTATAGAACAGATCACTGTTTTGTGTTCGTCAGAGTCTGGAGTGAATGAAGGTACTCACTCATGATTATTAATCCTCGCTGTCAAATTCTGCTCCGTTTTGAGCTTCAGATACAATGTGGGGAGCTTTTCTCTCACAAAAGGGCTTATGAGAATCCTAATTACTGCAATAAGCCCTTGGGGAGCTGTTCTCTGTGGTTTTGAGTGTGTGAGCGCTGCAGATatggcattttcattaagtcaCGTAACATGAGAGTGAGAAGAAGCACAAGCGTGCACTTTACATTAAGAGCTGATTGTTCTGGCACCCATTTTATTATTAGGAGCTTTTTCCGTGGCGTCTCGCTGATGACACTCAGAAATGAGCTTGTAAACACATCCAGGcgtccttaaaggggtcatgaactgagaaaactAAATTCCCTTGACATAAAAGAGCTCATTgtgctataaaaacatcctgtaagtttcagaactcaaaactttgtggttagtctaaaaacagcttatattaaaGGCAGTCTGCCAGAACCAAAGCTTGTGATGTAACAGTGTGGATAAACCCGACCTACAGAGATCAATACCTGATCTACATCACTGTTTAACTCCGCCCACTGCTGCACgttaagccccgcccacagtTTCTACATAACTGATTGATAAGCCCCGACCACCGATTACACGTACCTGTCTGTTAAGCCCCACCCACCATTTCTACATCACTGTCTGTTAAGCTCCGCCCACTGATTGTAGGTTCCCACCTgttaagccccgcccaccgacTCTAAATTGCTGACTGTTTAGCCCCTAGCCTATTCATGGGTTTTTAACCTAAATGACTGCAGCGTCCATCTGTGAGGAATGTAGGCTGTCACAACtattagccaatcacagcagtgggcgtttacttcTGAATCTACAGAGCTCTGATGAAGGGgttaaaaacaggacagaaaatagcctgtTACTTCTAAACTATGATGTCTTTTGATGTTTGATGGCATTATAAGTGTACCTCAGAGAACAGGACAAAATGACCCCTTCTAAGACTGAGGAAGATTACAGAGGGTTTGAGAAGGGTTTCGCTGCTAACTCGCTTTGCTAACAAGCTGCTAGCGGTTTGGCGTCCAATCCGTTGTGATCGTTCTCACTGTGGTGCTCCCGCAGGAACGCTTCACCGCTCAGAGCTGTTCCCCTTCAGagctcgctcacttactgaaccAATCACCAGGGTGTGTTCACTGAGGTCCTGTAGCAGCACTGAAGCTAACGACCTGCGCTCGCTGAATTATTGTCATTAATAATGGAACTATTTATTGAACTGATCTGACAGAATTCAACATGGATCAAAACAAATCTAGCATTGGATGAATACAGAAAGCCAAAAATAACTGTGGTGAAAGAAAAACCGTGAGAGTAGAAACCTGCTGGAAAACTGATTTTAATGGTTCCTTGAGGGTCTCTACTGCTAATTTACTGCCTTCTGTTGTTATACATGctaaaaatcaataaatcctGATGGAACACATCCTGAAACACACTACTggacagggttgccaggtctgtgtAACAAAACGACACCACAACAAAACTCAACATATGCCACTTTTCTgtgattttcattcattttcttggTATTTTTCTCATCTGTGCAATCTACTCAAATCTTCTCGACCGCTGTGAGAGAAATGCAGTTTGATGCATATTTAATTCCGTCAGATCGCAGTTGTTTGATGCTGAAAGCAGAACTGAAGCTCTTAATTGGTGAATTACGGAGCCGAAACTCGTCTGTTTTCTGTTCTCGCGCTCGCTNNNNNNNNNNNNNNNNNNNNNNNNNNNNNNNNNNNNNNNNNNNNNNNNNNNNNNNNNNNNNNNNNNNNNNNNNNNNNNNNNNNNNNNNNNNNNNNNNNNNNNNNNNNNNNNNNNNNNNNNNNNNNNNNNNNNNNNNNNNNNNNNNNNNNNNNNNNNNNNNNNNNNNNNNNNNNNNNNNNNNNNNNNNNNNNNNNNNNNNNNNNNNNNNNNNNNNNNNNNNNNNNNNNNNNNNNNNNNNNNNNNNNNNNNNNNNNNNNNNNNNNNNNNNNNNNNNNNNNNNNNNNNNNNNNNNNNNNNNNNNNNNNNNNNNNNNNNNNNNNNNNNNNNNNNNNNNNNNNNNNNNNNNNNNNNNNNNNNNNNNNNNNNNNNNNNNNNNNNNNNNNNNNNNNNNNNNNNNNNNNNNNNNNNNNNNNNNNNNNNNNNNNNNNNNNNNNNNNNNNNNNNNNNNNNNNNNNNNNNNNNNNNNNNNNNNNNNNNNNNNNNNNNNNNNNNNNNNNNNNTTTGGCAGGCAAAACAGAGATTGTCTCATCAGTTGAGGCTGGTTGAGGTTTGTTTTCATCATCATCGGTGGATGCTGATAGACCTGTAGTATTTTCTTTAGTTGAGGTAGGCAAAGTGGAGGTTTTCTCATTGGTTGAGGCTGGTGGAGATGTGTTTTTTTCGACAGTTGTTGGTTTTTCAGGAGTGGTTATTACATTGGTAGAGGCTGGTGGAAGAGTGGTCTtttcattattagtttttttattagctgAGTTTGACAAAGTTGTGTTCTCGTTATCACCGAAAGCTTTATCATCTTTTGGGGCTGGTTCAGCGGTGACCTGGCCAGATTGCTCAGTACATGTTTCAGAGGCTTTGGATGACAAGGAAGTGGGCTTCTTTTttgatatttcagatttattttcaaGGCTAGAGCAAAGTGCATTTTCTCCAGACTGTTTAAGAGATTCAGAAACCTGATCTTCCACCTGCACAGTGTGTATATCTCCATTTATTACAGATGTAATTTCTGTGCCGGTGATTTCACTCCGGGTTTCCTTGGTGCCTCCATTTTTAATATCAGTGCTAGGCTGTTGTAAATCACTTTTATTAGACACTGCCTGTGTTATCTGTTCTTCTCCGctctctgattgtttttgtagGGGTGGCTCATCTCTTTTGAGACCGCCTTCCTCTGTAGAGGGAATTTGAGGTGAAATTATGGCATCCGTATTTTCATTCTGGTCTTTGACCAGTGTAGGGTTTGGTGTTGCCGGTGTCCTACTTGTAGTAGTAGAGTTTTCTTTAGTCTGATCAGACAATTCAGAGTTTAACTCTGAAGTCTGAGTCTCTTTACCATCATTGGTTGGCAAAACTTTAGTGTCTTCCTGTCTCACAGCTGAGGTGTTCTTTGATTTACCGTGTTTAGTCGTCTTTGTTGTAATTGCTTCTTCTTCATTCTGCTTGGTTGGCTTTGATGTACTGACTTCAGTACTATTTTGGTTTGTCTTGGATGGTGTTTGTGCTGATTTTGGCTCACTTTCAGaggtattttcagtttttttctcagGTAAGACCAGCGTATCCGTCTCACTCCCTCTGTTTCGCATGGCTTCTCTCCTGGAAGCTGTAGTGCTGTTATTGGCTGGCTCAGAGCAGTCTTTAGCGTTGGCCTCCTTCAAGTCCTCCAGGGACGGTGGTTTCTCTTCTTTTGTCACAGATGGATCTGGTTTCCCTGACTCTCCAAACGATGTGTTTACAATCACGTCTCTGTTCCTCTTCCCCTGTCCTTCTGAGTGCTCATGACCAAGCTGCTTTTTCAGTTTCTCTTCCGTTTTTGAGTCAATCTCTGTCCGCTCTGTCTTCTCTTCATTTGAGCTATGCTGCTTCTCCTCCTTGCTTTTAATTTCTTTAGGAAATTTTGTGTCCGCGTGTGGAGAGTCTGATATTTTCTTTGTGCTTTGTATAATTTCTGCTGCTTTCTCCAAACTTGGAGGGACTTTAGGTGTTTTGGTTACGGCCTCCCTAGAAGAGTCGGGTCTTTCTTTATCAGAATACTGCTCTGTGGTCTTTACAATGTCTACAGGAGGTTTGTCTTTGGTGGGGCTCCGCGGATCTTTGCCCCGACGCTTTTTAGATCGTGAGCTGGTCTGGTTTGGTGATTTCACCTCTGGTGTCTCATCAGTAGGTGATGAAACCATTGGCGGAAAATCCAGCTCTTTATTCCCAATGTTTGAGTCACTTGTGCTTTgtgttgcattgtgggatttgGAGTCTGTTTGAT harbors:
- the LOC127956581 gene encoding histone H3.v1-like, whose translation is MAESPQEQSPGVLSRIGSWLSWGWGRNDPTSQTQQEEDHRETRADETDSPSRGETSPALERNAKHLRLQRSPSIERRRSPDLCDQMGRRRSSRKRRSSHGDGGGAKSPTSPQPESPEATSLTGGPRMTCADSTFEETPDSLPETPGAEAPNSGNREDVSQTHLSEDADVDSLARAALAYTDMDEERVVRLTESAESKRRSIKVSHSEVVFPKKLLVASEEQREDQKMTRKDTERLRSDGRARYPEDRADGTNVKSKGRIADKISLFERGATNAVSSSTNLRHLDISPARNVASRLFTERAGARSSSAPPNQTVKERAMNFNAVRKGGDNLTLPSGNTLSEGHSKTAEISQSERFEKSTAKTDTSGEPKVKSKPHLNIDQTDSKSHNATQSTSDSNIGNKELDFPPMVSSPTDETPEVKSPNQTSSRSKKRRGKDPRSPTKDKPPVDIVKTTEQYSDKERPDSSREAVTKTPKVPPSLEKAAEIIQSTKKISDSPHADTKFPKEIKSKEEKQHSSNEEKTERTEIDSKTEEKLKKQLGHEHSEGQGKRNRDVIVNTSFGESGKPDPSVTKEEKPPSLEDLKEANAKDCSEPANNSTTASRREAMRNRGSETDTLVLPEKKTENTSESEPKSAQTPSKTNQNSTEVSTSKPTKQNEEEAITTKTTKHGKSKNTSAVRQEDTKVLPTNDGKETQTSELNSELSDQTKENSTTTSRTPATPNPTLVKDQNENTDAIISPQIPSTEEGGLKRDEPPLQKQSESGEEQITQAVSNKSDLQQPSTDIKNGGTKETRSEITGTEITSVINGDIHTVQVEDQVSESLKHCYHGNPISAAPNQSEGTLICVQESLHHPSSVRLQHIHHSHTENPQEFTNIKLKYRRDVKRFKTYQL